The Pedobacter roseus genome contains a region encoding:
- a CDS encoding TonB-dependent receptor, translated as MKIFAITLLFLFISFSSWAQKPIKGLVKDANGKGIESVNVILKDPEGNTINFTRTNRNGEFSIAIKNDQINGYKIEASSIGYKKLSTIITNVSKSYDLVMQNSETALETVTVKNRPSLTARGDTLNYRPSDFADKQDRSIGDVLKKMPGIEVAEDGKISYNGKSISNLYVDGDNLLDDKYNIGTKSIPQGAVDKVQVIQNDQPIKMMRKNNMSDDVALNLVLKDEAKLKVMGDATVGAGMPNRFDENLTAMLFNKKLKFINNIKGNNIGNDPGIDLTSHNLSDYLKKLDNDRPGGLLSTGAAGVPSLPQSRYLFNKAGLVNLNNLYKFNQDLQLRANLSYLYDQRNQQYNKFSQTYLSDQTISYAESQNNAINPQKLRAQFNLNGNADKYYLNNNFVLDYAPFKTSSAFIINHVAANQVLRQQTLDISNEFNYRKKLKSEDVINLYSYLNSTTQPESLNITPGLNADILNNGNTYLGLSQYIKIPTWYTNNYASFAFVNNHFVQTYKAGFNVQQQQLNSELYRRQNNQQTELVSGNTVNDLDWLKTKIYADATYEFTNDKLKAGLSLPLSYNLIKYSDDINELDKSLNKLFLNPSLNIKYQTSVENYVTANYSFRNDLGGIDDVYRGTVLKNYRSLFANNAPISESKTHNIGAGFNFRKAMQMLFINLTTNYSDAELNTISSYSLSNNIQQRVVLPLSNHIRTLSFNANASKYLFALKSTVNGGISFSQSQYDQLQNNELFAFNAQTISYKLGIEAKLTNFINWSYLANFSVTDNKAKVADAIKTNFQQLRQQSTLAITTFRNVYVNLSAEHLFTHQSTQPNLKYLFADMNIKYKYLKIKTDFEFGITNLANIKSFDAVYLSANSLTTGTYYIPGRVAMLKATFSF; from the coding sequence ATGAAGATTTTCGCCATAACATTATTGTTCCTTTTCATATCTTTTTCTAGCTGGGCACAAAAACCGATTAAAGGTTTGGTTAAAGATGCCAATGGAAAAGGCATAGAATCTGTCAACGTAATTTTAAAAGATCCTGAGGGAAATACGATTAATTTTACCAGAACCAACCGCAATGGCGAATTTAGCATCGCAATAAAAAACGATCAGATTAATGGCTATAAAATAGAGGCCTCGAGCATTGGATATAAAAAATTGAGTACGATTATTACAAACGTGAGCAAAAGTTATGACCTCGTTATGCAGAACAGTGAAACAGCTTTAGAAACAGTAACGGTAAAAAACCGTCCGTCTTTAACGGCAAGAGGCGATACCTTAAATTACAGGCCATCTGATTTCGCGGATAAACAGGACAGAAGCATTGGTGATGTACTCAAAAAAATGCCAGGAATAGAAGTTGCAGAAGATGGAAAAATCAGTTATAACGGAAAATCCATTTCTAACCTATATGTAGATGGCGATAACCTTTTGGATGACAAGTATAACATTGGCACTAAAAGTATTCCACAGGGCGCTGTAGATAAGGTACAGGTTATCCAGAATGATCAGCCAATTAAAATGATGCGCAAAAACAACATGAGCGATGATGTAGCACTTAACCTGGTGCTTAAAGATGAAGCTAAACTTAAAGTTATGGGCGATGCCACTGTTGGTGCAGGAATGCCAAATCGTTTTGATGAAAACCTAACGGCCATGTTATTCAATAAAAAGCTAAAATTCATCAATAATATTAAGGGCAATAATATTGGCAATGACCCGGGGATTGACCTTACCTCGCACAACCTATCTGATTATTTAAAAAAGCTGGATAATGACAGACCAGGTGGCCTGCTTTCTACCGGAGCCGCTGGCGTGCCCTCCCTTCCGCAAAGCAGGTATCTTTTTAATAAAGCAGGATTAGTGAACTTAAATAATCTGTACAAGTTTAACCAGGATCTGCAATTAAGGGCAAACCTTTCGTACCTGTACGATCAGCGCAATCAGCAGTACAATAAATTTTCGCAGACTTATCTTTCAGACCAGACCATCAGTTATGCAGAATCGCAGAACAATGCCATCAACCCGCAAAAACTACGGGCACAGTTTAACCTGAACGGAAATGCAGACAAATATTACCTGAATAATAATTTTGTACTCGATTATGCGCCTTTTAAAACGTCGTCGGCTTTTATAATCAATCATGTGGCTGCCAATCAGGTATTGCGCCAGCAAACACTCGATATTTCAAACGAGTTTAATTACCGTAAAAAGTTAAAGTCAGAAGATGTTATTAACCTCTACTCCTATTTAAATAGTACTACTCAGCCTGAAAGCTTAAACATAACACCCGGTCTTAACGCTGATATTTTAAACAACGGAAACACTTATCTTGGTTTAAGCCAGTATATCAAAATACCAACCTGGTACACCAATAACTACGCTTCTTTTGCTTTTGTAAATAACCATTTTGTACAAACGTATAAGGCAGGTTTTAATGTGCAGCAGCAACAGCTCAATTCGGAACTTTACCGTAGGCAGAACAACCAGCAAACCGAACTCGTATCGGGCAATACCGTAAATGACCTTGATTGGCTAAAAACCAAGATTTATGCCGATGCCACATACGAATTTACCAACGATAAATTAAAAGCCGGCTTAAGCTTGCCATTGAGTTATAACCTCATTAAATACAGTGATGACATTAATGAATTGGATAAGAGCCTGAATAAATTGTTTCTAAACCCTTCTTTGAATATAAAATACCAAACCAGTGTTGAAAATTATGTAACAGCAAATTACAGCTTCCGGAACGATTTAGGTGGAATTGACGACGTTTACCGGGGCACCGTATTAAAAAACTACCGCTCTCTTTTCGCCAATAACGCACCGATTTCGGAATCGAAAACCCATAACATTGGTGCAGGGTTCAATTTCAGGAAAGCCATGCAGATGTTATTTATAAATTTAACTACCAATTACAGTGATGCCGAACTGAACACCATTTCATCATACAGTTTAAGCAATAATATCCAGCAAAGAGTGGTACTGCCATTGAGCAACCATATCCGCACCCTATCTTTTAATGCGAATGCCAGCAAATATCTTTTTGCGCTGAAAAGCACAGTAAATGGAGGCATTAGTTTTTCGCAAAGCCAGTATGATCAACTGCAGAACAATGAGCTTTTTGCATTTAATGCCCAAACCATTTCTTACAAACTGGGAATAGAAGCAAAACTCACCAACTTTATCAATTGGTCTTACCTGGCAAATTTTTCGGTAACGGACAATAAAGCTAAGGTTGCTGATGCGATTAAAACGAATTTTCAGCAGCTCAGGCAACAATCTACCCTGGCCATTACCACTTTTAGAAATGTATATGTAAACTTATCGGCCGAACATTTATTTACGCATCAATCTACACAGCCTAATCTAAAATATCTTTTTGCGGATATGAATATCAAATACAAATACCTGAAAATAAAAACAGATTTTGAATTTGGCATCACCAACCTGGCGAATATCAAAAGTTTTGATGCGGTTTATCTTTCAGCAAATTCACTTACTACGGGAACGTATTATATTCCTGGAAGGGTGGCGATGTTGAAGGCGACTTTTAGTTTTTAA
- a CDS encoding dicarboxylate/amino acid:cation symporter — MKKNKLTLFIFIALIAGIALGYILNVNSIDVYNQNILNADAKVKSIEVSIAKSTDTTSIAYTQLKAEKKINSKIKKENEDIREKKLEYFTLLSDIFLRLIKMIVAPLVFTTLVVGVAKVGDIKAVGRIGGKTLGWFLAMSLMSLVLGMILVNLFEPGRHMKLSLPDHLVNTGIQKAAMSVKDFIAHVFPKSIAESMANNEILQIVVFSLFFGVATAAIGDMGKIVIKAFDAIAHVILKMTGYVMNFAPLAVFGAMTAIIAKQGLNVLHTYAIFIGEFYLGLGILWSVLIFLGFLVLGRRIFRLVNDMKEPAILAFSTASSEAAYPKTMMLLERFGCKDKIVSFVLPLGYSFNLDGSMMYMTFASLFIAQAYGIHLGFEQQISMLLILMLTSKGIAGVPRASLVVIAGTIASFNIPEAGLALLIGIDPLLDMGRSATNVVGNSIATAVVSKWEGELKESEV, encoded by the coding sequence ATGAAGAAAAACAAACTCACGCTTTTTATTTTTATAGCGCTGATTGCGGGTATTGCACTGGGCTACATTTTAAATGTAAACTCAATCGATGTTTATAACCAGAACATACTCAACGCTGATGCGAAGGTTAAAAGTATAGAGGTAAGCATTGCCAAATCAACCGATACCACAAGCATTGCTTACACACAGTTAAAAGCCGAAAAAAAGATCAATTCGAAAATCAAAAAAGAGAACGAAGACATCAGGGAGAAAAAGTTAGAATATTTTACGCTGTTGAGCGATATTTTTCTCCGACTGATTAAAATGATTGTAGCCCCGTTGGTATTTACCACCCTGGTGGTAGGTGTAGCCAAAGTTGGCGATATTAAAGCAGTAGGCCGTATCGGTGGTAAAACATTGGGTTGGTTTTTGGCCATGTCGTTAATGTCGCTGGTGCTGGGGATGATCCTGGTAAACTTGTTTGAGCCGGGAAGGCACATGAAGTTATCCTTACCCGATCATTTAGTAAATACAGGCATCCAGAAAGCCGCTATGAGCGTTAAAGATTTTATTGCCCATGTTTTTCCGAAAAGCATTGCAGAATCGATGGCAAACAATGAAATTTTACAGATTGTGGTATTTTCATTGTTCTTTGGTGTAGCAACAGCCGCCATTGGCGATATGGGTAAAATAGTGATCAAAGCATTCGATGCCATTGCACACGTGATCTTAAAAATGACCGGTTATGTGATGAATTTTGCTCCATTGGCCGTTTTTGGTGCCATGACAGCGATTATAGCCAAACAGGGACTTAATGTACTGCATACTTATGCCATATTTATCGGCGAGTTTTACCTGGGATTGGGTATTTTATGGTCAGTATTGATTTTTCTGGGCTTTTTAGTGTTGGGAAGACGCATTTTCCGCTTGGTAAACGATATGAAGGAACCAGCTATTCTGGCTTTCAGTACGGCTAGTAGTGAAGCTGCATATCCAAAAACCATGATGCTTTTAGAGCGTTTTGGCTGTAAAGATAAAATTGTAAGTTTCGTTTTGCCTTTGGGTTATTCGTTTAATCTTGATGGTTCGATGATGTACATGACTTTTGCTTCCTTATTTATTGCACAGGCTTATGGTATTCATTTGGGCTTTGAACAACAAATTTCGATGCTGTTGATCCTGATGTTAACCAGTAAAGGTATTGCAGGCGTGCCAAGGGCATCTTTGGTGGTTATCGCCGGTACCATTGCCAGTTTCAATATTCCTGAAGCAGGTTTAGCTTTACTGATCGGTATCGATCCGCTGTTGGATATGGGGCGTTCTGCAACCAATGTGGTTGGAAACAGTATTGCTACCGCTGTGGTAAGTAAATGGGAAGGGGAGCTGAAGGAGTCCGAAGTCTAG
- a CDS encoding DUF922 domain-containing protein, with the protein MKKLIIPLLFLLALPCTFAFKQDLNQPVQLDWETHFKGKADTRSPFFALTAMTWKYSYESTVYRNRVVIKLKNDVSIDKTRSWVKWDKIKDPEIRESLLHHEQGHANIQYVLLLEAERVLKNRNYSVNNYKAQISELANQISSFFDTMQRNYDDETEHGSNHKMQARWDEIIQDKIEESRAAMAELQK; encoded by the coding sequence ATGAAAAAACTGATTATACCCTTATTGTTTTTGCTTGCCTTGCCCTGCACTTTTGCTTTTAAACAAGACCTCAATCAACCGGTACAACTGGATTGGGAAACCCATTTTAAAGGAAAGGCTGATACTCGTTCGCCATTTTTTGCTTTAACCGCCATGACATGGAAATACAGTTATGAAAGTACGGTTTACCGTAATCGCGTAGTAATTAAGCTAAAAAACGATGTTAGTATCGATAAAACCAGGTCGTGGGTGAAATGGGATAAAATTAAGGATCCCGAAATCAGGGAAAGCCTTTTACATCATGAGCAAGGACATGCCAATATTCAGTATGTTTTACTATTAGAGGCCGAAAGAGTATTAAAAAACCGGAATTATTCGGTAAATAATTACAAAGCTCAAATTTCCGAACTGGCCAACCAGATCAGCAGTTTTTTTGATACCATGCAACGCAATTATGACGATGAAACCGAACATGGCAGCAATCATAAAATGCAGGCCAGGTGGGATGAGATTATTCAGGATAAAATTGAGGAATCAAGGGCGGCAATGGCCGAATTACAAAAATAG
- a CDS encoding beta-N-acetylhexosaminidase, giving the protein MNKAFSIFIGVLISASAFAQGDPNLGIIPAPVAITRANGNFILDKTTVLVNQSIDGAKMADLLNAFIVTKAGFALRETKTPQANQKAVVLTSVGADQLPAEGYTIKVTPTQIVLTGKGAGLFYAVQSAMQMMPDKVADKITIPAVNINDYPRFSYRGTMLDVSRHFFPISFIKKYIDQLAYYKINTFHWHLTDDQGWRLEIKKYPKLTEIGSSRNGSIIGNYPGNGNYLTPVKGFYTQDEAKEIVRYAAEKYITVIPEIELPGHASAAIAAYPELSCFPNRDTFVSDKTPWAGSRKGKQVQQTWGVFDDIFVPSENTFTMLNNILDEVIAIFPSKYIHIGGDEAPKTYWKESTFCQNLMKEKGLKDEHELQSYFIQTIEKHVNGKGRSIIGWDEILEGGLAPNATVMSWRGEDGGIAAAQQKHDVIMTPGSMGLYIDHKQSNSPDEPVTIGGFAPYQKIYAYDPIPKVLTADERKYIKGVQANMWTEYIKTTAKAENHAFPRILALAEIAWSPVERKDLKNFSEQRLPVHLARLDKMGVNFWVPTPIGQSDKPLTGGDFTIDLKAPVTGAKIYYTIDLARPSENAFLYTAPFKITVPQGEKRVLKTIVIAPSGRRSVTAETVLNNGAPEVKAEAKK; this is encoded by the coding sequence ATGAACAAAGCATTTTCGATTTTTATTGGAGTATTAATCAGTGCAAGTGCATTTGCACAAGGCGATCCTAATTTGGGGATCATCCCTGCACCCGTAGCCATTACCAGGGCAAACGGAAATTTCATTTTGGATAAAACAACTGTTTTGGTAAATCAGAGCATCGATGGCGCAAAAATGGCTGATTTGTTAAATGCTTTTATCGTTACCAAAGCAGGTTTCGCCTTAAGGGAAACCAAAACCCCTCAGGCTAACCAAAAAGCAGTCGTACTCACATCTGTTGGAGCAGATCAATTACCTGCCGAAGGTTATACCATTAAAGTTACCCCTACACAAATTGTTTTAACAGGAAAAGGCGCAGGGCTTTTTTACGCAGTACAATCGGCCATGCAGATGATGCCGGATAAAGTTGCTGATAAAATTACCATCCCTGCGGTTAACATTAACGATTATCCGCGTTTTAGCTACCGCGGAACTATGCTGGATGTTTCCCGCCATTTCTTTCCAATCTCTTTTATCAAAAAATATATCGATCAGCTGGCTTATTATAAAATTAATACTTTCCACTGGCATTTGACTGATGATCAGGGATGGAGACTGGAAATTAAAAAATATCCTAAACTTACTGAGATAGGTTCTTCACGTAATGGCAGTATTATTGGTAATTACCCCGGCAATGGCAATTACCTTACACCGGTTAAAGGTTTTTATACCCAGGATGAAGCCAAAGAAATTGTTAGATATGCTGCAGAGAAATACATTACCGTAATTCCGGAGATCGAATTGCCGGGCCATGCTTCTGCTGCAATTGCTGCATACCCTGAATTAAGCTGTTTCCCTAACCGGGATACTTTTGTAAGCGATAAAACACCATGGGCAGGTAGTAGAAAAGGCAAACAGGTACAACAAACCTGGGGTGTTTTTGACGATATTTTCGTGCCATCAGAAAATACTTTTACCATGCTGAATAATATCCTTGATGAGGTAATCGCTATTTTCCCGTCTAAATATATCCATATCGGTGGTGATGAAGCACCAAAAACCTATTGGAAAGAATCTACTTTCTGCCAGAATCTGATGAAAGAGAAAGGCCTGAAAGATGAACACGAATTACAGAGTTATTTTATCCAGACGATTGAAAAACATGTAAATGGCAAAGGACGTTCGATTATTGGCTGGGATGAGATTTTAGAAGGTGGTTTGGCGCCAAATGCAACCGTAATGAGCTGGAGAGGCGAAGACGGCGGAATTGCAGCTGCACAACAAAAACACGACGTAATTATGACCCCGGGATCGATGGGTTTATATATCGACCATAAACAATCTAACTCTCCTGATGAGCCGGTAACCATTGGTGGATTTGCCCCTTATCAAAAAATATACGCTTACGATCCGATTCCGAAAGTATTAACGGCCGATGAAAGGAAATACATTAAAGGGGTGCAGGCCAATATGTGGACCGAATATATTAAAACCACAGCTAAAGCCGAAAACCATGCATTCCCACGTATACTGGCACTGGCCGAAATTGCATGGTCACCGGTTGAACGTAAAGATTTAAAGAACTTCTCTGAGCAGCGATTACCGGTACATTTGGCGCGTTTAGATAAAATGGGGGTTAATTTTTGGGTGCCTACACCCATCGGACAAAGTGATAAACCTTTAACCGGTGGCGATTTTACCATCGATTTAAAAGCACCGGTAACCGGAGCGAAAATTTATTACACTATTGATTTGGCACGCCCATCAGAAAATGCATTTTTATACACTGCTCCATTTAAAATCACCGTTCCACAGGGAGAAAAAAGGGTTTTAAAAACCATTGTAATTGCACCAAGTGGCAGAAGAAGTGTAACTGCCGAAACGGTTTTAAACAACGGAGCACCTGAAGTTAAAGCGGAAGCGAAGAAATAA
- a CDS encoding RNA polymerase sigma factor has translation MEQKDKLFKEIFDSNSKKIFHLCYGYTGDTDAANDLLQETFLKVWQNLDKFRNKSLISTWIYRIAVNTCLTYLRSEKRQAKDELTENIIENKVEEFSEKNEQVALLYKCISKLEENDRLIITMVLDELPYHEIADISGISEGNLRVKIHRIKQKLTELYSQYASV, from the coding sequence ATGGAACAAAAAGACAAGTTATTTAAAGAGATTTTTGATTCAAATTCCAAAAAGATATTCCATTTATGTTATGGTTATACTGGCGATACCGACGCTGCAAATGATCTTTTGCAGGAAACGTTTTTAAAGGTTTGGCAAAACCTGGATAAGTTCAGGAACAAATCTTTAATCTCTACATGGATTTACAGAATTGCCGTAAATACCTGTTTAACGTATTTGAGATCGGAAAAAAGGCAGGCTAAAGACGAATTAACAGAAAATATTATTGAAAATAAGGTAGAGGAATTTTCAGAAAAAAACGAACAGGTGGCCTTACTTTATAAATGTATATCGAAGCTTGAAGAAAACGACCGTTTGATTATTACCATGGTGCTTGATGAGTTGCCATACCACGAAATTGCCGATATCTCTGGGATAAGCGAAGGCAATTTAAGGGTAAAAATTCACCGAATTAAACAAAAATTAACAGAATTATATAGCCAGTATGCAAGCGTTTGA
- a CDS encoding BlaI/MecI/CopY family transcriptional regulator codes for MEKLTLQEEEAMLAVWQIGKGFIKDFMDVLPEPKPPYTTLASTVKNLERKGYLVSERFANANRYSAKVKETEYKKRFMSGFVNNYFQSSYKELVAFFAKDKKISAEELKEIINLIENPQK; via the coding sequence ATGGAAAAATTAACGTTACAGGAAGAAGAGGCCATGCTGGCCGTTTGGCAAATCGGTAAGGGGTTTATCAAAGATTTTATGGATGTACTTCCTGAACCTAAGCCACCATATACCACACTGGCATCAACCGTTAAAAATTTAGAGCGCAAAGGTTATCTGGTAAGCGAACGTTTTGCCAATGCCAATCGTTACAGCGCAAAAGTTAAAGAAACAGAGTATAAAAAACGCTTTATGAGCGGTTTCGTGAATAATTATTTCCAAAGCTCTTATAAAGAACTGGTTGCTTTTTTCGCCAAGGATAAAAAAATCAGTGCCGAAGAGCTAAAGGAGATTATCAATTTGATTGAAAACCCTCAAAAGTAA
- a CDS encoding diacylglycerol kinase family protein: MDNQKFSIIDRIRSFKYAFNGLKLFFMNDHNGRVHLFAAIVAIGLSFYLKISNLEWIAILSVISAVFVAEIINSAIEKLADVVSPDYHPKIKVVKDLAAAAVLVAAFLAVAVGAIVFIPKLFL; the protein is encoded by the coding sequence ATGGACAATCAAAAATTTTCAATTATCGATCGCATCAGGAGCTTTAAATACGCATTTAATGGCTTAAAGCTATTTTTTATGAACGATCATAATGGGAGGGTTCATTTGTTTGCCGCAATAGTTGCCATTGGACTGTCTTTTTACCTCAAAATATCCAATTTGGAGTGGATCGCGATCTTATCGGTGATTTCTGCGGTTTTTGTCGCCGAAATCATCAATTCTGCCATCGAGAAACTGGCTGATGTGGTTTCGCCTGATTATCATCCAAAAATTAAGGTGGTAAAAGACCTCGCTGCAGCTGCGGTGCTTGTTGCTGCATTTTTAGCAGTGGCGGTTGGGGCCATTGTATTTATCCCGAAACTATTTTTGTAA
- a CDS encoding GLPGLI family protein, with translation MKRILPFCLATVLALSVKAQSPDKALARVRYTFTHIQDTTQRDKPRVENMLLVTGKNASVYTSYDKLKQSLNMQKQIQEQIKNQTGNGNMKIEVKSESKIPLTQVDYFFFANEHKMITKERIFNNYLVEETAPKIDWKILKDTMSFSGIPCQKATTRFKGRNWIAWFATEIPFQSGPWKLNGLPGLIVTAYDEKKEVKFDFAGLENVKDDGGQTNADDLKIASPNGGVGVVKMVGMDMSTTYLESEIKLPVDAIKTTRKELDKLREARDKDPQGFMQAQMAASGMQGSFRSNNTSRPAGNAAATKPEINNPIEIPEKK, from the coding sequence ATGAAACGAATATTACCCTTCTGTTTAGCCACTGTGCTAGCCCTCTCTGTAAAAGCCCAAAGTCCGGATAAAGCTTTGGCAAGAGTACGTTACACATTTACACACATCCAGGATACTACCCAGCGCGATAAACCAAGGGTTGAAAACATGCTATTGGTTACCGGAAAAAATGCATCGGTTTATACCAGCTACGATAAACTGAAGCAATCGTTAAATATGCAAAAGCAGATACAGGAGCAGATAAAAAACCAAACCGGTAATGGTAACATGAAAATTGAGGTTAAAAGTGAATCAAAAATCCCATTAACCCAGGTAGATTATTTCTTTTTCGCCAATGAGCATAAAATGATTACCAAGGAACGCATTTTTAATAATTACCTGGTGGAAGAAACCGCACCGAAGATAGATTGGAAAATATTAAAAGACACCATGAGTTTTTCGGGCATCCCCTGCCAGAAAGCGACTACCAGATTTAAAGGCCGGAACTGGATAGCCTGGTTTGCTACCGAAATCCCTTTCCAAAGCGGTCCGTGGAAATTAAACGGATTACCTGGCTTAATTGTAACAGCCTACGATGAAAAAAAAGAAGTGAAATTCGACTTTGCAGGACTTGAAAATGTAAAAGACGATGGTGGCCAGACCAATGCCGACGACCTTAAAATTGCTTCTCCGAACGGAGGTGTTGGTGTAGTAAAAATGGTGGGCATGGATATGAGTACAACTTACCTGGAATCAGAAATTAAATTACCTGTAGATGCCATTAAAACCACCCGAAAAGAATTAGACAAACTTAGGGAGGCAAGAGATAAGGATCCGCAGGGTTTTATGCAGGCACAAATGGCCGCAAGTGGCATGCAAGGCTCGTTTAGAAGCAATAATACTTCACGTCCTGCCGGAAATGCCGCCGCAACAAAGCCAGAGATTAACAATCCCATCGAAATTCCGGAGAAAAAATGA
- a CDS encoding M56 family metallopeptidase, with translation MPHFFIILLKINLVLILFSATYYLVLRRLTFYSINRIFLLFGILFSTAYPFINLTEFFAGQKAVPAFVPRLNQQVSQLVQQDAVSVFWQVLSLLFYAGVLVMALRLLIQFISLYRMHKNSSPEHLDDYKVRVLDEEVSPFSFWQTIYINPRLHKKQDLNNILEHEKVHVEEWHTIDIILAEICVVFYWFNPGVWLMKKAVRENIEFITDAKILKKGIDKKAYQYSLLDVGTLQPSVAIVNNFNLSDLKKRIKMMNAKRSSRVNLTRYLFVLPILLCVTLAFTIDKKEVKKHLAPLTKMVAEVLPEKVTKVQLKSKTVLKPKAKKKISIDTLKVPDTVTKMTFIIKSITNGVDSSRKSVEEVLKGLGKKVKIMSFKTDGDFKGKTFVQHFSFTDTVKPDHKNIDVKVLTKSGGDLEELPMPGKKGVGFMYIVKSTATISDAKDGNQHPKATGIMVAENTSYFLNGNKITKEELDKLNLNKVSDMKIDRNNQAIQITTKP, from the coding sequence ATGCCACATTTCTTTATCATCCTATTAAAGATTAACCTGGTGCTGATTTTATTTTCGGCAACATATTATCTGGTGCTGCGCAGATTAACGTTTTATTCCATCAACAGGATTTTTCTGTTGTTTGGGATTCTGTTTTCTACAGCTTACCCATTTATTAACCTCACCGAATTTTTTGCTGGTCAGAAAGCAGTCCCGGCCTTTGTACCCCGATTAAATCAACAGGTGAGTCAATTGGTGCAGCAAGATGCTGTTTCGGTATTCTGGCAGGTATTAAGCTTGCTTTTTTATGCAGGGGTGCTGGTAATGGCCTTAAGGTTATTGATACAGTTTATCTCGCTTTACAGAATGCATAAAAACTCTTCGCCTGAGCATCTGGATGATTATAAAGTAAGGGTTTTAGACGAAGAAGTGAGTCCGTTTAGTTTTTGGCAGACTATTTATATCAATCCGCGATTGCACAAAAAGCAGGACTTGAACAATATCCTCGAACATGAAAAAGTACATGTGGAAGAATGGCATACGATAGATATCATCCTTGCCGAAATCTGTGTAGTTTTTTATTGGTTTAACCCGGGTGTTTGGCTGATGAAAAAAGCGGTAAGAGAAAACATTGAGTTTATTACCGACGCTAAAATTTTGAAAAAGGGGATCGATAAAAAAGCTTACCAGTATAGTTTGCTGGATGTGGGCACGTTACAGCCATCAGTAGCTATTGTTAATAATTTTAACCTTTCTGACCTAAAAAAGCGGATCAAAATGATGAATGCCAAACGTTCGTCCAGGGTGAATTTAACACGGTATTTATTTGTACTGCCAATATTGCTTTGCGTTACCCTGGCATTTACCATTGACAAAAAGGAGGTTAAAAAACATTTGGCACCTTTAACCAAAATGGTGGCTGAGGTTTTACCTGAAAAAGTGACCAAAGTACAGCTAAAATCAAAAACGGTTTTAAAACCAAAAGCAAAAAAGAAAATATCGATTGATACGCTGAAAGTGCCTGATACGGTTACTAAGATGACTTTTATCATCAAAAGCATTACCAATGGGGTAGATTCTTCACGTAAATCGGTTGAAGAGGTTCTAAAAGGCTTGGGTAAAAAAGTAAAAATAATGAGTTTTAAAACGGACGGTGATTTTAAAGGCAAAACTTTTGTTCAGCACTTTAGCTTTACGGATACGGTAAAACCGGATCATAAAAACATTGATGTAAAAGTTTTAACTAAAAGTGGCGGAGACCTGGAAGAACTGCCCATGCCCGGGAAAAAAGGAGTTGGGTTTATGTATATTGTAAAATCAACCGCCACAATCTCTGATGCAAAAGATGGAAATCAGCATCCAAAGGCTACTGGAATAATGGTAGCAGAAAATACCTCTTATTTTCTAAACGGCAATAAGATTACAAAAGAGGAACTGGATAAACTAAACCTGAATAAAGTTTCTGATATGAAAATTGATAGAAATAATCAGGCTATTCAGATTACTACAAAACCGTAA